One genomic window of Methanoculleus sp. SDB includes the following:
- the ubiA gene encoding prenyltransferase (UbiA prenyltransferase family catalyzes the transfer of a prenyl group to various acceptors with hydrophobic ring structures in the biosynthesis of respiratory quinones, hemes, chlorophylls, vitamin E, and shikonin) — protein MYSSLRAWIDLTRFHFAWAWPLLFCSGLALAYREYGGFAWTTTVTVALIGLFGFEGGMVLNDIVDRERDTRDIDPSMTRYWRLFGTRPLPLGLITPGRAAALVLGFLFVTTALIFTLPPPHSQLVFVIMVFAYCAEIFYQLKKRQQAWPIAQLVGRTDFALFPVAGYLAAGQPDTTALLYFLFFYPFAEAHLAVNDLADIANDRAREMASVTVLHGEHGTAVWILLATIIHAGFALLFAARLGWIARGGFLLGLLLLTMANVRIFQVESPKTALAQLPYFHVAMAVYAVSIIADTVL, from the coding sequence GTGTACTCCTCCCTGCGTGCGTGGATCGATCTGACCCGGTTCCACTTCGCCTGGGCATGGCCGCTGCTCTTCTGTTCGGGGCTCGCGCTTGCATACCGGGAATACGGCGGATTTGCATGGACGACGACCGTGACGGTGGCGCTCATCGGCCTGTTCGGCTTCGAGGGAGGCATGGTGCTCAACGACATCGTCGACCGGGAGCGCGATACCCGTGACATCGATCCCTCGATGACGCGGTACTGGCGGCTTTTCGGCACCCGCCCGCTGCCCCTCGGCCTGATCACTCCCGGCCGCGCTGCAGCCCTTGTTCTCGGGTTTCTGTTTGTCACGACGGCGCTGATCTTCACCCTTCCCCCGCCGCATTCGCAGCTCGTGTTCGTAATCATGGTGTTTGCATACTGCGCCGAGATATTCTACCAGCTGAAAAAAAGGCAGCAGGCATGGCCGATCGCACAGCTCGTCGGGCGCACCGACTTCGCCCTCTTTCCGGTCGCGGGGTACCTCGCCGCAGGCCAGCCCGACACAACCGCACTCCTCTACTTCCTCTTCTTCTACCCGTTTGCCGAGGCGCACCTTGCCGTGAACGATCTTGCCGATATCGCAAACGACCGGGCACGGGAGATGGCGTCGGTGACGGTGCTGCACGGCGAACACGGGACGGCGGTGTGGATCCTTCTCGCGACCATCATTCACGCCGGCTTCGCCCTACTCTTCGCCGCACGGCTCGGATGGATCGCCCGCGGGGGGTTCCTGCTCGGCCTGCTTCTTCTCACTATGGCAAATGTCCGAATTTTTCAGGTCGAAAGCCCAAAAACGGCGCTTGCGCAGCTCCCTTACTTCCACGTCGCGATGGCAGTCTATGCGGTTTCCATCATCGCGGATACCGTTCTCTGA
- a CDS encoding serine--tRNA ligase (functions to produce tRNACys in organisms that lack cysteinyl tRNA-synthetases; SepRS; uses modified amino acid; subclass IIc aaRS; attaches O-phosphoserine to tRNACys; the product of Mj1678 converts the Sep-tRNACys to Cys-tRNACys) has protein sequence MRFDPEAWKQKARKDFDAAWHEGSGIITPAGIGGTYPRYACRRASPHPIAETIEALRQVYLALGFDEARVPLMIEEQDVYRQFGPEASAVLDRVFYLGGLPRPNVGIARAELDAIGAIIGRPLSENEENGLRETLHAYKKSVIDGDELTAELAGVLSCDDGLVVRLLDETFPEFKNLTPESSRTTLRSHMTSGWFISLASLWEHVPLPLRLFSVDRCFRREQEEGPTRLMSYHSASCIVAGEDVTVEDGKAVSEALLSAFGFIDFQFRPDEKRSKYYIPDTQTEVYARHPVHEWVEVATFGMYSPSALGEYGIGVPVMNLGLGVERLAMIRYGADDIRKLTMPQFFPRQLSDREIAAAVALRDEPATPEGRRCATAIAGTAAAHATEPGPCSFAAWEGTIEGTGVHVFVEEPETGSKLCGPATFNEIFVYGGSVLGVPDSEKFRDVREKGAPTGITYLEAAAHLAAARIEEAARCGTGTTVQVKMVKLPSEINLKIPGYVMRYITDNNKKADVRGPVFLTVRSVAERRG, from the coding sequence ATGAGGTTTGATCCCGAAGCATGGAAACAGAAGGCACGGAAGGATTTTGATGCGGCATGGCATGAGGGTTCCGGCATTATCACACCGGCGGGAATCGGGGGCACCTATCCGCGATACGCCTGCCGGCGTGCCTCCCCCCACCCGATTGCGGAGACGATCGAGGCGCTGCGGCAGGTTTACCTGGCACTGGGATTTGATGAGGCACGCGTCCCTCTCATGATCGAGGAACAGGATGTGTACCGCCAGTTCGGCCCGGAGGCGAGTGCGGTTCTCGATCGTGTCTTCTACCTCGGAGGGCTCCCGCGACCGAATGTCGGGATTGCACGGGCGGAGCTTGACGCGATAGGTGCGATTATCGGACGCCCGCTCTCGGAGAATGAGGAAAACGGGCTCCGCGAGACGCTTCATGCATACAAAAAATCGGTGATCGACGGGGACGAGCTCACCGCTGAGCTGGCGGGAGTACTGTCCTGCGATGACGGTCTCGTGGTTCGCCTGCTCGATGAAACGTTCCCGGAATTCAAAAACCTCACGCCCGAATCCTCCCGCACCACACTCCGGAGCCACATGACGAGCGGATGGTTCATCTCCCTTGCCTCGCTCTGGGAGCACGTGCCCCTCCCCCTCCGCCTCTTCTCCGTCGACCGGTGCTTTCGCCGCGAACAGGAGGAGGGGCCGACGCGGCTCATGTCCTACCATTCGGCATCGTGCATCGTTGCCGGTGAGGATGTGACGGTTGAGGACGGAAAAGCGGTTTCCGAAGCCCTCCTCTCCGCCTTCGGGTTCATTGATTTCCAGTTCCGGCCCGATGAGAAGCGCTCCAAATACTATATTCCCGACACCCAGACGGAGGTATACGCACGCCACCCGGTACATGAATGGGTGGAAGTCGCCACGTTCGGGATGTACTCGCCTTCCGCGCTTGGCGAGTACGGCATCGGTGTCCCGGTGATGAATCTGGGCCTCGGAGTGGAGCGCCTCGCGATGATCCGGTATGGCGCCGATGACATCCGGAAACTCACCATGCCCCAGTTCTTTCCCCGGCAGCTCTCCGATCGCGAGATTGCCGCCGCCGTCGCGCTCCGTGACGAACCCGCCACGCCGGAGGGGCGTCGGTGCGCAACGGCCATCGCCGGTACCGCGGCTGCACACGCCACCGAACCCGGCCCCTGCTCCTTCGCGGCGTGGGAAGGGACGATTGAAGGAACGGGCGTGCATGTCTTCGTTGAAGAGCCGGAAACCGGTTCAAAGCTTTGCGGTCCTGCGACATTCAACGAGATTTTCGTATACGGGGGATCGGTGCTGGGCGTTCCGGATTCGGAGAAGTTCAGGGATGTCCGTGAAAAAGGCGCCCCGACCGGCATAACGTACCTCGAAGCTGCTGCACACCTTGCTGCTGCCCGGATCGAGGAAGCGGCCCGCTGCGGCACCGGTACGACAGTGCAGGTGAAGATGGTGAAACTCCCGAGCGAGATCAACTTAAAAATTCCCGGTTACGTGATGCGGTACATAACCGACAACAACAAGAAGGCGGATGTGCGGGGGCCCGTATTCCTGACCGTGCGGTCTGTTGCAGAAAGGCGCGGATGA